A single region of the Acidobacteriota bacterium genome encodes:
- a CDS encoding MBL fold metallo-hydrolase, with amino-acid sequence MRAGTSNAKKQLESPRRFVSSAGRVVYALNLEVFPNFFGNVYVIDDGARRVLVDCGSGMDFSNDNLVRGMASIEDRFGARMSLADIDVILITHGHMDHFGGLQFVRGHTDAPVGIHVLDRRVLTHYEERVVVASQQLRVFLNRAGLSAGKRDQLMMMYTAPKARYGSVPVQFLLEEGRPVRDGNGEDLDLDVLHVPGHCPGQVCLRVDDILLTADHVLARITPHQSPESLTLNMGLGHYLDALGKVETLDGVRIGLGGHEEPIEDVTVRVREIRESHDRRLDVIMDTCQAPQTTADISRRLFGAVRGYTVLLALEEAGAHVEYLYQRGELVAENVGDLESEKDPVVRYVRA; translated from the coding sequence ATGCGAGCAGGCACCTCGAACGCGAAGAAGCAGCTCGAGTCGCCGCGGCGATTCGTGAGTTCCGCGGGGCGGGTGGTGTACGCCCTGAACCTGGAGGTGTTCCCGAACTTCTTCGGCAACGTCTACGTGATCGACGACGGCGCCCGGCGCGTCCTGGTCGACTGCGGCTCGGGCATGGACTTCTCAAACGACAATCTGGTCCGCGGCATGGCCTCGATCGAGGACCGCTTCGGCGCCCGCATGAGCCTCGCCGACATCGACGTCATCCTGATCACCCACGGCCACATGGATCACTTCGGCGGCCTCCAGTTCGTACGCGGCCACACGGACGCGCCGGTCGGCATCCATGTCCTCGACCGCCGCGTGCTGACCCACTACGAGGAACGGGTCGTGGTCGCCTCGCAGCAGCTCCGCGTGTTCCTCAACCGCGCCGGACTCTCCGCCGGCAAGCGCGACCAGTTGATGATGATGTACACGGCGCCCAAGGCGCGCTACGGCTCGGTGCCGGTCCAGTTCCTGCTGGAGGAGGGGCGGCCGGTCCGGGACGGGAATGGGGAGGACCTCGACCTCGATGTCCTGCACGTGCCCGGCCACTGCCCCGGCCAGGTCTGCCTCCGGGTCGACGACATCCTGCTGACCGCCGATCACGTCCTGGCGCGGATCACGCCCCACCAGTCGCCCGAGTCGCTGACCCTGAACATGGGCCTCGGCCACTACCTCGATGCGCTGGGGAAAGTCGAGACGCTGGACGGCGTCCGCATAGGCCTCGGCGGTCACGAGGAACCGATCGAGGACGTGACCGTGCGAGTCCGGGAGATTCGCGAGTCCCACGACAGACGGCTGGACGTGATCATGGACACCTGCCAGGCGCCTCAGACCACTGCCGACATCAGCCGGCGGCTGTTCGGCGCCGTGCGTGGCTACACCGTGCTGTTGGCCCTGGAAGAGGCCGGAGCACACGTGGAGTACCTCTACCAGCGCGGCGAACTCGTGGCCGAGAACGTCGGCGACCTGGAGTCCGAGAAGGACCCGGTCGTCCGCTACGTACGAGCGTGA
- a CDS encoding carbon monoxide dehydrogenase subunit G encodes MKITGSHTFAVPRSIVWEAILDPEVLSRTLPGCEDMAPVGENQFRGKLKMKVGPVQGVFEGGVELLDLDPPNGYNLKMDGKGAPGFVNGTGALRLEDAEDGGTLLHYDIDARVGGRIAAVGQRLLDSSAKVLTRQGIQGLATQLEARAAAEAAAEAPAVAASSDDAEPPSQAAFAGRFAAGLARELWPYFAGGALVVLALIAISLRTCS; translated from the coding sequence TTGAAGATCACAGGGAGCCACACCTTCGCGGTGCCGCGGAGCATCGTTTGGGAGGCGATCCTCGATCCCGAGGTTCTGTCGCGCACGCTGCCCGGCTGCGAGGACATGGCGCCCGTCGGCGAGAACCAGTTCCGCGGCAAGCTGAAGATGAAGGTCGGCCCGGTGCAGGGCGTGTTCGAAGGAGGCGTCGAGCTCCTCGACCTCGACCCGCCGAACGGTTACAACCTCAAGATGGACGGCAAGGGAGCGCCCGGCTTCGTCAACGGCACCGGTGCCCTCCGACTCGAGGACGCCGAGGACGGCGGCACGCTGCTGCACTACGACATCGACGCCCGCGTCGGCGGCCGCATCGCGGCGGTGGGTCAACGGCTCCTGGACAGCTCCGCCAAGGTCTTGACCCGCCAGGGGATCCAGGGTCTCGCGACGCAGCTCGAAGCGCGGGCCGCCGCGGAAGCCGCGGCGGAAGCGCCTGCTGTGGCCGCGTCCAGTGACGACGCGGAGCCCCCGTCCCAAGCCGCCTTTGCCGGTCGCTTCGCAGCCGGTCTGGCCAGGGAACTGTGGCCCTACTTTGCCGGCGGCGCGCTCGTCGTTCTTGCCCTCATCGCCATTTCGCTTCGCACCTGCTCGTAG
- a CDS encoding (2Fe-2S)-binding protein, translating to MTVSIQLEVNGKPVQAEVEPRRLLVHFLREDLGLTGANIGCETSLCGACTVLVDGNAVKSCTMLAAQADGSAVTTIEGLAQNGELHPLQEGFWEKHGLQCGYCTPGMILSANYLLAQNPSPSDEEIREGLKGNICRCTGYHNIVEAVKYAAERMS from the coding sequence ATGACCGTGTCCATACAACTCGAAGTCAACGGCAAGCCGGTCCAGGCCGAGGTCGAGCCGCGGCGCCTGCTGGTTCACTTCCTACGGGAAGATCTGGGCCTGACCGGCGCGAACATCGGCTGCGAAACGAGTCTCTGCGGGGCCTGCACGGTGCTGGTCGACGGCAACGCCGTCAAGTCGTGCACGATGCTCGCGGCGCAGGCGGACGGTTCGGCCGTGACCACGATCGAAGGGCTGGCCCAGAACGGCGAGCTGCACCCGCTCCAGGAGGGCTTCTGGGAGAAGCACGGCCTGCAATGCGGCTACTGCACGCCGGGCATGATCCTGTCGGCGAACTATCTGCTGGCCCAGAATCCGAGCCCGAGCGACGAGGAGATCCGCGAGGGGCTGAAGGGCAACATCTGCCGCTGCACCGGCTACCACAACATCGTGGAGGCCGTGAAGTACGCCGCCGAAAGGATGAGCTGA
- a CDS encoding molybdopterin-dependent oxidoreductase translates to MAGVLGTSIKRREDPALITGRGKYTDDLKVEGMAHAAIVRSPYAHARIRGIDASAAEALPGVLAVLTARDVAAAGIPGVVPVGWLLPDLKTPAHPMIAADTVRHVGDAVAVVVAEDRYIARDAADRVAVDYEPLDAVADVVAALEDGAPAVHEDAPGNVAFDWEIGDREAVDAAFAQAAHTVELDLRNNRLIPHAIEPRAVLASYDSSTGEMTIHMTSQNPHVHRLLMTLASLGMPEHKVRIVAPEVGGGFGSKIHHYADEAIVGLCSLKLDRPVKWTATRTETNLTDAHGRDHSTHCAMAFDADGRITGLKVDTAAAMGAYLSTFAPAVPTYLYGTLMSGQYDIPAIHCHVTGVFTHTAPVDAYRGAGRPEATFVIERLMHLAGEATGLGPIEVRKRNFVPADAFPYQTQVALAYDSGNYGPAMDRALEMIGYDDLRGEQASRRGNGGRQIGIGFSSYIEACGLAPSAVVGSLGAQAGQWESADVRVHPTASVTVYTGSSSHGQGHETTFSQIVADRLGVAPEAVEVIHGDTDLVQFGMGTYGSRSAAVGGSAIAKSVDKIIEKGKKIAAHLLEASAEDIEFEDGNFRVAGSPDRALGLGDVALQAYLAHNYPDDLEPGLSATSFYDPSNFTYPFGTHVCVVEVDTETGDIELLRYAAVDDVGNVINPMIVDGQLHGGLAQGIGQALWENAVYDDSGQLVTGSLMDYALPKIHNLIQFELDRTTTPCPHNPLGVKGVGEAGAIASPPAVVNAVVDALAPFGVTHIDMPLTPEKVWRAVNA, encoded by the coding sequence ATGGCGGGCGTACTCGGCACCTCGATCAAGCGCCGGGAAGACCCGGCCCTCATCACCGGCCGCGGCAAGTACACCGACGACCTGAAGGTCGAAGGCATGGCGCACGCGGCGATCGTGCGCAGTCCCTACGCCCATGCCCGCATCCGCGGCATCGACGCCTCCGCCGCCGAAGCCCTGCCCGGCGTTCTGGCCGTGCTCACGGCGCGCGACGTCGCGGCCGCCGGCATTCCGGGCGTGGTGCCCGTCGGCTGGCTGCTGCCCGACCTCAAGACGCCGGCCCACCCGATGATCGCCGCCGACACGGTGCGCCACGTGGGCGACGCCGTGGCCGTCGTCGTGGCGGAGGACCGCTACATCGCCCGCGACGCCGCCGACCGCGTGGCCGTCGACTACGAACCGCTCGATGCGGTGGCCGACGTCGTCGCCGCACTCGAGGACGGGGCGCCGGCGGTCCACGAGGACGCGCCCGGCAACGTCGCCTTCGACTGGGAGATCGGCGACCGGGAGGCGGTCGACGCGGCCTTCGCACAGGCCGCCCACACGGTCGAGCTCGATCTGCGCAACAACCGCCTGATCCCGCACGCGATCGAACCGCGCGCGGTACTCGCTTCGTACGACTCGTCCACCGGCGAGATGACGATCCACATGACGAGCCAGAATCCCCACGTTCATCGGCTGCTGATGACGCTCGCGTCGCTGGGCATGCCGGAGCACAAGGTGCGGATCGTCGCCCCCGAAGTGGGGGGTGGCTTCGGCAGCAAGATCCACCACTACGCCGACGAGGCGATCGTCGGCCTCTGCTCGTTGAAGCTCGACCGGCCGGTCAAGTGGACAGCCACGCGCACCGAAACGAACCTCACCGACGCACACGGCCGCGACCACTCGACGCACTGCGCGATGGCTTTCGACGCTGACGGCCGCATCACGGGCCTGAAGGTAGACACGGCGGCCGCGATGGGCGCATATCTCTCGACCTTCGCGCCGGCCGTCCCGACCTACCTCTACGGCACGCTGATGTCCGGCCAGTACGACATCCCGGCGATCCACTGCCACGTGACCGGCGTCTTCACCCACACCGCGCCCGTCGACGCCTACCGTGGCGCCGGACGGCCCGAAGCCACCTTCGTCATCGAGCGGCTGATGCACCTCGCCGGCGAGGCAACCGGGCTTGGCCCGATCGAAGTCCGCAAGCGGAACTTCGTGCCTGCGGACGCCTTCCCGTACCAGACCCAGGTCGCCCTCGCGTACGACTCGGGCAACTACGGCCCCGCGATGGACCGGGCGCTCGAGATGATCGGTTACGACGATCTCCGCGGCGAGCAGGCCTCTAGACGCGGCAACGGCGGCCGGCAGATCGGCATCGGCTTCTCGTCCTACATCGAGGCCTGCGGTCTCGCGCCGTCGGCGGTCGTCGGCTCCCTCGGCGCCCAGGCCGGCCAGTGGGAAAGCGCCGACGTCCGCGTCCACCCGACCGCTTCGGTGACGGTCTACACCGGTTCCTCGTCCCACGGACAGGGCCACGAAACGACCTTCTCCCAGATCGTCGCCGACCGGCTTGGCGTCGCCCCGGAGGCGGTCGAGGTGATCCACGGCGACACGGACCTGGTCCAATTCGGCATGGGCACCTACGGCAGCCGCAGCGCCGCCGTCGGCGGTTCGGCGATCGCCAAAAGCGTCGACAAGATCATCGAGAAGGGCAAGAAGATCGCCGCCCACCTGCTCGAAGCCTCGGCCGAGGACATCGAGTTCGAGGACGGCAACTTCCGGGTGGCCGGCTCGCCGGACCGCGCGCTCGGTCTCGGCGACGTGGCGCTCCAGGCCTACCTGGCCCACAACTACCCCGATGACCTGGAGCCGGGGCTCTCCGCCACCAGCTTCTACGATCCGTCGAACTTCACGTACCCGTTCGGCACCCACGTCTGCGTCGTCGAGGTGGACACGGAGACCGGCGACATCGAACTGCTGCGCTACGCGGCGGTCGACGATGTCGGCAACGTGATCAACCCGATGATCGTCGACGGCCAGCTCCACGGCGGTCTGGCCCAGGGCATCGGCCAGGCGCTCTGGGAGAACGCCGTCTACGACGACAGCGGACAGCTCGTGACGGGTTCGTTGATGGACTACGCGCTACCCAAGATCCACAACTTGATCCAATTCGAACTCGACCGTACGACGACGCCCTGCCCGCACAACCCGCTGGGCGTCAAAGGCGTCGGCGAAGCCGGCGCGATCGCCTCACCGCCAGCCGTTGTCAACGCGGTCGTCGACGCACTTGCGCCATTCGGCGTCACGCACATCGACATGCCGCTCACGCCCGAGAAGGTGTGGCGGGCCGTCAACGCCTGA
- a CDS encoding xanthine dehydrogenase family protein subunit M: MYPAQFDYRRAGSVDEALGLLQEHEDAKLMAGGHSLIPMMKLRLAQPPVVIDIGRLDELKGISEAGGSVRVGSLTTHAEIAASDVLAANCPVLAEAAGHIGDAQVRNRGTIGGNIAHADPGSDIPPVLVLLGASVHLQSPSGTRSVAAGDFFQDLLMTDVGEDEILTHVDAPALGADTGSAYLKFEHPASGYAVVGAAASVTVQDGRCTAAGLVVGGVDATPTAVDVSSLIGTDLSDDAIAAAASGLSAEDPIGDIFASGDYRVHVGKVYGKRALAAARDRA; encoded by the coding sequence ATGTACCCAGCCCAATTCGATTACCGCCGTGCCGGATCGGTCGATGAAGCCCTCGGCCTGCTGCAGGAGCACGAAGACGCGAAGCTGATGGCCGGCGGCCACAGCCTGATCCCGATGATGAAGCTGCGCCTCGCCCAGCCCCCGGTCGTCATCGACATCGGCCGGCTCGACGAACTCAAGGGAATCTCCGAGGCGGGCGGCTCGGTCCGCGTCGGCTCCCTGACAACCCACGCCGAGATCGCCGCCTCCGACGTGCTCGCTGCCAACTGCCCGGTGCTCGCCGAAGCCGCCGGCCACATCGGCGACGCGCAGGTCCGCAACCGCGGCACGATCGGCGGCAACATCGCCCACGCCGACCCGGGCTCCGACATACCGCCGGTGCTCGTCCTCCTCGGCGCCTCGGTCCACCTGCAGTCCCCCTCCGGCACCCGCTCCGTCGCCGCGGGCGACTTCTTCCAGGACCTGCTGATGACCGACGTCGGCGAGGACGAGATCCTCACCCACGTCGACGCCCCGGCCCTGGGCGCCGACACAGGCTCCGCCTACCTCAAGTTCGAGCACCCGGCGTCCGGCTACGCCGTCGTCGGCGCCGCGGCTTCCGTCACCGTACAAGACGGCCGCTGCACCGCCGCCGGCCTGGTCGTCGGCGGCGTCGACGCCACTCCAACCGCCGTCGACGTCTCGAGCCTCATCGGCACCGACCTCTCCGACGACGCCATCGCCGCAGCAGCCTCCGGCCTCTCCGCCGAAGACCCCATCGGCGACATCTTCGCCAGCGGCGACTACCGCGTCCACGTCGGCAAGGTCTACGGCAAGCGAGCGCTGGCGGCGGCCCGCGACCGAGCGTAG
- a CDS encoding tetratricopeptide repeat protein, with translation MTATPAEAEETARFVRRQLKEAVDLCREAGADRQLANTLRRLGHAEQDAGRGDIAVARYKEAVAAARRTGDPLLLAHTIRHLGDSHRAAQRLAAAEACYNEALGLYAEHPDPPALDYANAIRPMAILKEKLGEADEARHLWQQAKALYAAVPIAAGVAECEENLTRLPRSHSRGRSETEPA, from the coding sequence TTGACCGCAACCCCTGCCGAAGCCGAGGAGACCGCCCGTTTCGTTCGCCGGCAACTCAAGGAGGCTGTGGACCTGTGCCGTGAAGCTGGAGCCGACCGCCAGTTAGCGAACACCCTCCGGAGGCTCGGGCATGCGGAACAGGATGCCGGCCGCGGCGACATCGCGGTCGCCCGGTACAAGGAAGCGGTCGCCGCCGCCCGCCGGACCGGCGATCCGCTTCTGCTGGCTCATACGATCCGTCATCTCGGCGACTCCCATCGCGCCGCACAGCGACTGGCCGCGGCCGAGGCCTGCTACAACGAGGCCCTGGGCCTCTACGCCGAGCACCCCGATCCCCCGGCGCTCGACTACGCGAACGCGATCCGACCGATGGCGATCCTCAAGGAGAAGCTCGGCGAGGCGGATGAAGCCCGGCACCTGTGGCAGCAGGCGAAGGCGCTCTACGCCGCGGTTCCCATCGCCGCCGGCGTAGCGGAATGCGAGGAGAACCTGACGCGACTCCCTCGGTCTCACAGCCGAGGACGCTCCGAAACGGAGCCGGCCTAA
- a CDS encoding acyl-CoA/acyl-ACP dehydrogenase, with translation MIDSELQVSIENDYAFLRDPVRRICEQFPGEYWRRLDAAAEYPTEFVQALTEHEYLGCLIPEEYGGSGLPLRAASVVLETIHSSGCNAAACHAQMYTMGTVLRHGSDEQKQQYLPKIASGELRLQAFGVTEPVTGSDTTQLRTTAVRDGDTYVVNGQKIWTSRALHSDLMILLARTTPADQVEKRSRGLSVFLVDLREARGNGLEIQPIDTMINHGTTQVFFDNLRIPVSSRIGEEGHGFRYILSGMNAERILLASEAIGDARYFIRRAVEYANDREVFGRPIGQNQGIQFPIARAHAETDAAEMIVRKAAALYDAGRECGAEANSAKLLASEAAWKAGDTCFQTFGGFAFATEYDIERKWRECRLFQTAPISTNLVLTYLAQHVLGLPRSY, from the coding sequence ATGATCGACAGCGAACTCCAGGTCTCGATCGAGAACGACTACGCCTTCCTGCGTGACCCGGTCCGCCGCATCTGCGAGCAGTTCCCCGGCGAGTACTGGCGACGTCTCGATGCCGCCGCCGAGTATCCGACGGAGTTCGTCCAGGCACTGACGGAGCACGAGTACCTCGGCTGCCTGATCCCCGAGGAGTACGGCGGTTCGGGCCTGCCGCTGCGCGCCGCCAGCGTGGTGCTCGAGACGATCCACTCGAGCGGCTGTAACGCCGCGGCCTGCCATGCCCAGATGTACACGATGGGCACGGTGCTGCGCCACGGCAGCGACGAGCAGAAGCAGCAGTACCTGCCGAAGATCGCCAGCGGTGAACTGCGGCTGCAAGCGTTCGGCGTCACCGAGCCGGTGACGGGTTCCGATACGACGCAGTTGCGCACGACGGCCGTCCGCGACGGCGACACCTACGTTGTGAACGGCCAGAAGATCTGGACGAGCCGCGCGCTCCACTCGGACCTGATGATCCTGCTCGCCCGCACGACCCCGGCCGACCAGGTCGAGAAGCGCTCACGGGGACTCTCCGTGTTCCTCGTCGACCTCCGCGAGGCGCGCGGCAACGGTCTGGAGATCCAGCCGATCGACACGATGATCAACCACGGCACGACCCAGGTCTTCTTCGACAACCTGCGCATCCCGGTTTCCAGCCGGATCGGCGAGGAGGGCCACGGCTTCCGCTACATCCTGAGCGGCATGAACGCCGAGCGCATCCTGCTCGCCTCCGAGGCGATCGGCGACGCCCGCTACTTCATCCGCCGCGCGGTCGAGTACGCCAACGACCGCGAGGTCTTCGGCAGACCCATCGGCCAGAACCAGGGCATCCAGTTCCCGATCGCCCGCGCCCACGCCGAAACCGACGCCGCCGAGATGATCGTCCGCAAGGCCGCCGCCCTCTACGACGCCGGCCGCGAATGCGGCGCCGAAGCCAACAGCGCCAAGCTCCTCGCCTCCGAAGCCGCCTGGAAGGCCGGCGACACCTGCTTCCAGACCTTCGGCGGCTTCGCCTTCGCCACCGAGTACGACATCGAACGCAAGTGGCGCGAGTGCCGCCTCTTCCAGACGGCGCCGATCTCGACGAACCTCGTGCTCACGTACCTGGCCCAGCACGTGCTGGGGCTACCGCGCAGCTACTGA
- the pyk gene encoding pyruvate kinase, whose protein sequence is MQRRAKIVATIGPASSNPKTLARLIRAGVNVVRLNQSHGTRDEHRRLIRLVREVSEEVGRSVGVMVDLMGPRHRLDHFEGARVLKEGDVVSLGAGVDADLALDRDMVRHVQPGEQILIDDGRVQLEVRSKGEEEIEAEVIVGGAVSSRKGVNLPDSHLPFRISDKDLGDIRMAVEEDADFLAASYVGSSTDVVRVREAAREAGRSLQVIAKLERRRALENLDEIVLESDGVMVARGDLGVEIPLHQVPVEQKRIIETGWRLARPVIVATQMLESMIEHPRPTRAESSDVANAVFDGADAMMLSGESAAGRYPLEAVQTMHRIITESERYNLSKHTSQPVGFHTMEVGPYDIEPPHRPGTLEIPETVSAAAILSARHLTAQGIVVLSQGGFTARQVACRRPSTPVFAFTREPRSMRELQLVWGVHSVRMDQEVHHHDEVVAMVDRQLLVGNLALPGDTIVLLMGDPIQDRPPTNLMRIHRVRA, encoded by the coding sequence GTGCAACGCCGCGCCAAGATCGTCGCCACGATCGGCCCTGCGAGTTCGAATCCGAAGACCCTCGCGCGGTTGATCCGCGCCGGCGTCAACGTCGTTCGGCTGAACCAGTCCCACGGCACCCGTGATGAGCATCGCCGGCTGATCCGGCTGGTGCGGGAAGTCAGCGAGGAGGTCGGCCGGTCGGTCGGCGTGATGGTCGACCTGATGGGACCCCGTCACCGGCTCGATCACTTCGAGGGCGCGCGCGTCCTGAAGGAGGGTGACGTCGTTTCCCTGGGCGCGGGCGTCGACGCGGATCTGGCTCTTGACCGAGACATGGTCCGCCACGTCCAGCCGGGTGAACAGATCCTGATCGACGACGGCCGGGTCCAGTTGGAGGTCCGGTCGAAGGGTGAGGAGGAGATCGAGGCGGAGGTCATCGTCGGCGGCGCCGTCTCGAGCCGCAAGGGCGTCAACCTGCCGGACAGCCATCTGCCTTTCCGGATCTCGGACAAGGACCTGGGCGATATCCGCATGGCGGTGGAGGAGGATGCCGACTTCCTGGCGGCCAGCTATGTCGGCAGTTCGACGGACGTGGTGCGCGTGCGCGAAGCGGCGCGGGAGGCCGGCCGCTCCCTGCAGGTGATCGCCAAGCTGGAACGTCGCCGGGCGCTCGAGAACCTGGACGAGATCGTGCTCGAGTCGGACGGCGTGATGGTGGCGCGTGGCGACCTCGGGGTCGAGATCCCGCTGCACCAGGTGCCGGTGGAGCAGAAGCGGATCATCGAGACCGGGTGGCGTCTCGCGCGACCGGTGATCGTGGCGACCCAGATGCTCGAATCGATGATCGAGCACCCGCGGCCAACCCGAGCGGAGTCCTCGGACGTCGCAAATGCCGTGTTCGACGGCGCCGACGCGATGATGCTCTCCGGCGAGAGCGCTGCCGGTCGGTATCCCCTGGAGGCGGTGCAGACGATGCACCGCATCATCACCGAGTCGGAGCGTTACAACCTCTCCAAGCACACGTCCCAGCCGGTTGGCTTCCATACGATGGAGGTCGGCCCCTACGACATCGAACCGCCGCACCGCCCGGGCACTCTGGAGATTCCGGAGACGGTCTCCGCTGCGGCGATCCTCTCGGCGCGCCACCTGACCGCGCAGGGCATCGTGGTCCTCAGTCAGGGCGGGTTCACGGCCCGCCAGGTTGCCTGCCGCCGGCCGTCGACGCCGGTGTTCGCGTTCACGCGCGAACCGCGGTCGATGCGCGAGCTGCAACTCGTCTGGGGCGTCCACTCCGTGCGGATGGACCAGGAGGTCCACCACCACGACGAGGTCGTGGCGATGGTCGACCGGCAACTCCTGGTCGGCAATCTGGCGCTACCCGGGGACACGATCGTCCTGTTGATGGGTGATCCGATCCAGGACCGGCCGCCGACGAACCTGATGCGGATCCACCGGGTACGGGCGTAG
- the eda gene encoding bifunctional 4-hydroxy-2-oxoglutarate aldolase/2-dehydro-3-deoxy-phosphogluconate aldolase, which produces MDIRFLLESAPVLPLLQIEREEDAVPLAGALLDGGIVLQEVALRTPAALPAIARIANELPEVIVGAGTLRNADGVYAARDAGARFGVSPGITPEIALAVDDVEMPFLPGVATPSEIQGAVDLGFLTCKFFPAPASGGLTFLRAVRGPFPDVAFCPTGGLDRANYRRYLAEPNVVSVGVSWITPAEAIAARAWGRVAELARATVEEVQGAPGTVPAVAAGS; this is translated from the coding sequence ATGGACATACGTTTCCTACTTGAATCGGCGCCCGTCCTGCCGCTGCTTCAGATCGAGCGGGAGGAGGATGCGGTGCCCCTGGCCGGCGCCCTGCTCGACGGCGGCATCGTGCTCCAGGAGGTGGCGCTTCGCACGCCGGCCGCGCTGCCGGCGATCGCGCGGATCGCAAACGAACTGCCCGAGGTCATCGTCGGCGCGGGGACCCTGCGCAACGCGGATGGCGTCTACGCGGCACGCGACGCCGGCGCCCGCTTCGGCGTCAGTCCGGGGATCACTCCCGAGATCGCGCTCGCGGTGGACGATGTAGAGATGCCCTTCCTTCCCGGAGTGGCGACGCCGTCCGAGATCCAGGGTGCGGTCGACCTTGGCTTCCTGACCTGCAAGTTCTTCCCGGCGCCGGCCAGCGGCGGTCTGACCTTCCTGCGGGCCGTGCGCGGTCCGTTCCCCGATGTCGCCTTCTGCCCGACGGGCGGCCTCGACCGGGCCAACTACCGGCGTTACCTCGCGGAGCCGAACGTCGTTTCGGTCGGAGTCTCCTGGATTACGCCGGCTGAAGCCATTGCCGCCCGGGCCTGGGGCCGCGTCGCCGAGCTGGCCCGGGCGACGGTCGAGGAAGTCCAGGGCGCGCCCGGCACCGTCCCCGCGGTGGCGGCTGGATCGTGA
- the gap gene encoding type I glyceraldehyde-3-phosphate dehydrogenase has product MIRVGINGFGRIGRSVFRILADRPDVEVVGINDLFDADRLAYLLRYDTVQGVFGQEVEVTASGLRVGGRDIQLSAERNPSRLPWRDLGVDIAVESTGVFRTRDQVAQHLEAGASRVVLTVPAKDEIDATIVLGVNDDDLGAEHRVVSNASCTTNCLAPLAKTLDDAFGFEEGFITTVHAYTNGQRLVDSPHSDPRRSRSATANIIPTTTGAARAVGKVLPHLNGKLDGMAMRVPVADGSIVDLTCRLRDDPAAEDVNAAASAAAATNLAGVLQYSEDPLVSSDILGNPHSSIFDAPLTRAAPAKGGGVYARVVSWYDNEWGYSNRVADLIERLAQFGS; this is encoded by the coding sequence ATGATCCGCGTCGGCATCAATGGCTTCGGACGGATCGGCCGCAGCGTCTTCCGCATCCTCGCGGATCGTCCGGACGTCGAGGTCGTCGGCATCAACGACCTGTTCGACGCGGACCGTCTGGCCTACCTGCTGCGCTACGACACGGTGCAGGGCGTCTTCGGCCAGGAGGTCGAGGTGACCGCGAGCGGCCTGCGGGTCGGTGGCCGGGACATCCAGCTCAGCGCGGAACGGAATCCGTCCCGGCTTCCGTGGCGGGACCTGGGCGTCGACATCGCGGTGGAGTCGACGGGCGTGTTCCGCACCCGCGATCAGGTTGCACAGCACCTCGAAGCCGGCGCCTCGCGCGTCGTGCTCACGGTGCCGGCCAAGGACGAGATCGACGCCACGATCGTGCTCGGCGTGAACGACGACGATCTGGGTGCCGAACATCGCGTCGTCTCGAACGCCTCCTGCACCACGAATTGTCTGGCGCCGCTGGCCAAGACCCTGGACGACGCCTTCGGTTTCGAAGAAGGGTTCATCACGACCGTCCACGCCTACACCAACGGCCAGCGCCTTGTCGACTCGCCGCACAGCGACCCGCGCCGCAGCCGCTCCGCGACCGCCAACATCATCCCGACGACGACCGGCGCTGCGCGTGCCGTCGGCAAGGTGCTTCCGCACCTGAACGGCAAGCTCGACGGCATGGCGATGCGGGTGCCCGTAGCGGACGGTTCGATCGTCGACCTGACGTGCCGGTTGCGCGACGATCCGGCCGCGGAGGACGTCAACGCGGCGGCTTCCGCGGCGGCGGCGACGAACCTTGCCGGCGTCCTCCAGTACTCCGAGGACCCGCTGGTTTCGAGCGACATTCTCGGCAATCCGCACTCGTCGATCTTCGACGCGCCCCTGACCCGGGCTGCCCCGGCGAAGGGTGGCGGCGTGTACGCCCGCGTCGTGTCGTGGTATGACAACGAGTGGGGTTACTCGAACCGGGTCGCGGATCTGATCGAGCGGCTGGCCCAGTTCGGGTCCTGA